The genomic stretch CAGTCCTGCACCGAGTGCAGTCTATGACTGAGCATCTAGACCATTTGGTTATTTGGTCTATGGACTGAGTGAGTCAGTCTTACACTTACTCTCAGTATAACAACTTATCATGGTTGCCCAAAACCATGACTTGTGAGAATGCCATATGTGTGAAATACTTGGATTTGATaatcagaatttatttgaaCACTAAATGGTCATTGTTGATACAACTTCATAGTTCAGTTTCAAGGGTAGATCTGTGTCTAGATAtactcattcattttgtttgggtgacttatttttaaaataactccCAATCCATAATTTACAATACATTTGCCTTTGATTTTTTCTGCAGGGCAACCATATGTGGGAAGTAAACAGTCCGAGCTGGACACCTACTTTGAAACTTGGGTATGGTGCAGGGACACAGCctgacagccaacaaggacagtaCCAGAGACTCAAGGAGAGGAAGAAGCTTGTGGGGAGTGAGTCAACTCCTTCTCACCCTAATTTAGCAGAGGATGCTGTTGATGGCGACGGTGAAGGTACTTCGGATACAGCAGAACTGGCTGCTCCTCTTCCCGAGAGAGGTGACTGTGGCGGTACTTACTGCCAGACTGAAACCTATGACAATTTTGCCTGGATTTCTAAAGATGAAGAAAAGCAGCTACGGGATGAACTAAACAGGCTGGTGCTAGACACTCTGGAACTTAAAGACGAACTTgccaagaaaaaaatgacacttgaTTTTTTGAGGGACAATGACGATACTGTACGATATTTTACTGGGATTTCTAATTTCTTCACACTTGTTACATTATTTGATTTTCTTGCACCGCATTTACCAACACAATCGCGCAgagcactgacacagtttcaagCTCTCATTCATGCATATATACGCCTTAACACACCTCTGCAACACCTggcatacatcttttctgtgtcaAGAACAACTGCCACTGCCAGCAAAGTTTTTCACGAGACtgtgcatatcatgtaccaCAGACTGCAGCCACTTGTTTTCTGGCCAGACAGGGGAAGTATAAAGACAAGTCTACCGCCACAGTTCCTTCCCTATCCATGGAACAGAGTAGTGTCcattattgactgttttgaaatataTTCATTGAAAGACCCTCCAGTGTTGATGCTAGTGCACTCACCTGGTCAAACTACAAGCACAACAATACAATTAAATACAATATCAATTACACCTCAAGGccatatttcttttatttctatagggtggggtgggctttcaagtgacaagcacatcacTGCAAATAGTGGGTATCTATACAATATTGTACAACATGacatgggagggggggggggtctggggtttccggaaacccccccccccccccccccctagccaaaaattaaaaaaatgtgtgtctttttgggttgagtttcaatttttggggtattaatcagtgacaaaatctgctgcctgaaactggtaatgttcaacctcagaatgcaccagattgcatcttttttttcaaacttttccgggggggcatgcccccggtcCCTCttgcaagctaggcgcttcgcgccgtcggctcgacgcttcgcgtcttcacacccatatcttcacaatatacttttggaaacccccccccccccataaaatgaactgatccgcccctgcatgaTGTGATTTTGGCCGACAGGGGATTTGACATTAATGAACTAGTGGCTATGAGAGGTGCACAAGTGAAAATCCCTGCCTTTACAAGAGGGAAGAGTCAGCTTACAGCTTATGAGATAGTCAACACGCAAACTAGCTAATCTGAGAATTTATGTTGAGCGAGTTATCGGTATTCTTTGTGGAAAGTACAACATTCTGAACTCT from Littorina saxatilis isolate snail1 linkage group LG16, US_GU_Lsax_2.0, whole genome shotgun sequence encodes the following:
- the LOC138951350 gene encoding uncharacterized protein, with protein sequence MGNHMWEVNSPSWTPTLKLGYGAGTQPDSQQGQYQRLKERKKLVGSESTPSHPNLAEDAVDGDGEGTSDTAELAAPLPERGDCGGTYCQTETYDNFAWISKDEEKQLRDELNRLVLDTLELKDELAKKKMTLDFLRDNDDTVRYFTGISNFFTLVTLFDFLAPHLPTQSRRALTQFQALIHAYIRLNTPLQHLAYIFSVSRTTATASKVFHETVHIMYHRLQPLVFWPDRGSIKTSLPPQFLPYPWNRVVSIIDCFEIYSLKDPPVLMLVHSPGQTTSTTIQLNTISITPQGHISFISIGWGGLSSDKHITANSGGFDINELVAMRGAQVKIPAFTRGKSQLTAYEIVNTQTS